A genome region from Pirellulales bacterium includes the following:
- a CDS encoding LexA family transcriptional regulator — CPPEDVGGMWGYADFLDAIRDPSHENHKDMLTWVGRRFDPEKFSATAATKEMRRGLPDWRDYA; from the coding sequence TGTCCGCCCGAAGACGTGGGCGGTATGTGGGGCTACGCCGACTTCCTGGACGCCATCCGGGATCCTAGCCACGAAAACCACAAGGACATGCTGACATGGGTCGGGCGACGCTTCGACCCAGAGAAATTCAGCGCTACCGCAGCCACCAAAGAAATGCGCCGTGGACTACCCGACTGGCGCGACTACGCCTGA